The proteins below are encoded in one region of Anguilla anguilla isolate fAngAng1 chromosome 3, fAngAng1.pri, whole genome shotgun sequence:
- the LOC118222650 gene encoding uncharacterized protein LOC118222650 produces MDPNRSETAQPLVALARMLEGMAQMQERQAAVHAEQMEALRAQASLQTQALRQLAAAGETSSRDPPSRSPLRIHIPKMTAEDDIQAFVESFEVAAEACQWPHEEWVVHLLPLLTGEAQQAAHGLPPGARADYKIVKRAILDRLGCSTEDYRRRFRTAKLVAEDRPFAYAQRLTHMARRWLQPETRSAGGVVEQVILEQFLEGLPEGTANWVRCHRPTNLEGAVTLAEDHLVLYPSAQQQARPEPAPRRRPPPRAGPFPVPRALPPPLPQTNPPFFPIPSPGPGSVAGGSGSQRAPQTLGPGCWRCGQLGHLRRDCPLMEVGQVVRVVGPPTSAPDQEGAYCIPTDASDRGLGAVLTQQVEGVDRPVLYLSRKLSQREARYSTVEKECLAIRWAVGSLRYYLLGRPFTLCSDHAPLQWLHRMKDTNPRITRWYLALQPFNFKVVHRPGAQMVAWCRGEAQVWRPAVGSPVLRGLVTHISEAE; encoded by the exons ATGGACCCAAACCGGAGCGAGACGGCGCAGCCTCTCGTAGCGCTGGCgaggatgctggaggggatggcccAGATGCAGGAGCGGCAGGCGGCCGTACACGCAGAGCAGATGGAGGCTCTGCGTGCACAAGCCTCCCTCCAGACCCAGGCGCTGCGACAGCTGGCTGCCGCCGGGGAAACCAGCTCCCGGGACCCGCCGTCCCGATCCCCTCTCCGGATCCACATACCAAAAATGACCGCCGAAGATGACATCCAGGCCTTCGTGGAAAGTTTTGAGGTGGCAGCGGAGGCGTGTCAGTGGCCCCACGAGGAGTGGGTTGTACACCTCCTGCCCCTTTTAACTGGGGAAGCCCAGCAGGCGGCGCATGGACTGCCGCCCGGAGCCCGGGCGGATTACAAGATTGTGAAGAGGGCGATCCTGGACCGACTGGGCTGCAGCACGGAGGATTACCGGCGCCGGTTCCGGACGGCGAAACTGGTGGCGGAGGACCGTCCCTTCGCATACGCCCAAAGGCTAACCCACATGGCCCGGCGTTGGCTGCAACCAGAGACCCGGTCCGCCGGGGGCGTGGTGGAGCAGGTTATACTGGAACAGTTCCTGGAAGGGTTGCCGGAGGGAACGGCCAATTGGGTGCGCTGCCATCGCCCGACCAACCTAGAGGGGGCGGTTACCCTGGCGGAAGACCACCTAGTGCTATACCCCAGCGCCCAGCAGCAAGCACGGCCGGAACCGGCGCCTAGGAGGAGACCCCCTCCTCGTGCTGGCCCCTTCCCTGTCCCCCgggctctgccccctcccttgcCTCAAACtaatccccccttttttccgattccctctccaggtccaggctcagtggcggggGGCTCCGGCTCGCAGAGGGCGCCTCAGACGctcggaccggggtgttggcggtgcggacaGCTGGGTCACCTGCGCCGCGATTGTCCACTTATGGAAGTGGGGCAGGTGGTCCGGGTGGTCGGGCCGCCCACTTCCGCTCCCGATCAGGAGGGAGCGTACTGCATCCCG ACCGACGcatcggacagagggctgggggctgttttgacccagcaggtggagggagtcgaccgcccGGTGCTGTACCTCAGCCGCAAACTATCCCAGCGGGAGGCGAGGTACAGCACGGTAGAAAAGGAGTGCCTCGCCATCCGGTGGGCGGTCGGGTCCCTGCGCTACTACCTgctgggtcgcccattcaccctctgttcggaccacgctcccctccaatggctccaccgcatgaaggataccaaccCGCGAATCACCCGGTGGTATCTGGCTCTACAACCCTTTAATTTTAAGGTGGTTCATAGGCCGGGGGCGCAGATGGTG gCCTGGTGCCGTGGGGAGGCCCAGGTGTGGCGGCCAGCCGtgggcagccctgttttaaGAG GCTTGGTGACGCACATCTCTGAAGCAGAGTAG